The following coding sequences lie in one Synechococcus sp. MW101C3 genomic window:
- a CDS encoding DNA polymerase III subunit gamma/tau: MTQASAYQPLHHKYRPQRFDQLVGQQAIVATLSNALRQGRIAPAYLFSGPRGTGKTSSARILARSLNCIAADGPTPEPCGVCELCRSITAGNALDVIEIDAASNTGVDNIRELIERSRFAPVQARWKVYVIDECHMLSTAAFNALLKTLEEPPPRVVFVLATTDPQRVLPTILSRCQRFDFRRIPLEAIETHLGEIARLEAISITPEALHVVAQRAQGGLRDAESLLDQLSLLPAPVEASAVWELLGAVPEQELLSLAAALAGTEPLAVVETCRELLERGRDPGAVLQGLASVLRDLTVAAAAPGRLELSSLSPQFRPQLPELAARISTPRLLSWQAGLKGSEQQLRQSVQPRLWLEVLLLGLLAEASTGSAAAPVSVSPGAAAPAQAPAVPSAPAAHAHGPTAAEPGVPGPAAQVPPDPVPSSPGGGSDLTELWQQILASLELPSTRMLLSQQAALVRLDGQRAVVRVSGNWVAMVQSRLPLLEKALQSALGSPRQLVLESADAPGPPRATVNASGAPAGAVPGGGAPTPAPAAPGLGQGPDQAQRAEAATAMPLRTVSPPAAVTPPVPGLQPAQASSAAGSGPGAAVTAMAGAATAMAAVAAAGLPAPAVAAGLTTATPPGPPVPPVPLDDKARRLADFFNGEVVAFDGPVPGQQDGANQP, from the coding sequence ATGACCCAGGCCAGCGCCTACCAGCCGCTCCATCACAAGTACCGTCCCCAGCGCTTCGACCAGCTGGTGGGGCAGCAGGCGATCGTGGCCACCCTCAGCAACGCCCTGCGGCAGGGGCGGATCGCGCCCGCCTATCTGTTCAGCGGTCCACGCGGCACCGGCAAGACCTCCAGCGCGCGGATCCTGGCCCGCTCGCTCAACTGCATCGCCGCCGACGGCCCCACCCCCGAACCCTGCGGCGTCTGCGAGCTGTGCCGTTCAATCACGGCGGGCAATGCCCTTGATGTGATCGAGATCGATGCGGCCTCCAACACCGGGGTCGACAACATCCGGGAACTGATCGAACGCTCGCGCTTCGCGCCGGTGCAGGCCCGCTGGAAGGTCTACGTGATCGACGAGTGCCACATGCTCTCGACCGCCGCCTTCAATGCGCTGCTCAAGACCCTGGAGGAGCCACCGCCGCGGGTGGTGTTCGTGCTGGCCACCACCGATCCGCAGCGGGTGCTGCCCACAATCCTGTCCCGTTGCCAGCGCTTCGATTTCCGCCGCATTCCGCTGGAAGCGATCGAAACCCACTTGGGCGAGATCGCCCGGCTTGAAGCGATCAGCATCACGCCCGAGGCCCTGCATGTGGTGGCCCAGCGGGCCCAGGGCGGCCTGCGCGATGCCGAAAGCCTGCTCGACCAGCTCAGCCTGCTGCCGGCCCCGGTGGAGGCCAGCGCCGTCTGGGAGCTGCTCGGGGCGGTGCCGGAGCAGGAGTTGCTCTCCCTGGCCGCGGCTCTCGCCGGCACTGAGCCATTGGCCGTGGTGGAAACCTGCCGCGAGCTGCTGGAGCGGGGCCGCGACCCGGGGGCGGTGCTGCAGGGGTTGGCCTCGGTCTTGCGCGACCTCACAGTGGCCGCGGCCGCGCCCGGGCGCCTGGAGTTGAGCAGCCTTTCCCCCCAGTTCCGGCCGCAGCTGCCGGAGCTGGCAGCCCGCATCTCCACCCCCCGGCTGCTGAGCTGGCAGGCCGGCCTCAAGGGCAGCGAACAGCAACTGCGCCAGAGCGTGCAGCCGCGCCTGTGGCTGGAAGTTCTGCTGCTGGGCCTGCTGGCCGAAGCGTCGACGGGCAGCGCCGCCGCGCCGGTTTCTGTTTCGCCGGGAGCTGCTGCGCCCGCCCAGGCCCCAGCCGTTCCCAGCGCGCCAGCTGCGCATGCGCATGGCCCTACAGCCGCAGAGCCCGGCGTGCCTGGGCCCGCAGCCCAGGTTCCTCCAGACCCAGTGCCCTCCAGCCCAGGGGGCGGCAGCGACCTCACCGAGCTGTGGCAACAGATCCTGGCCAGCCTGGAGCTTCCCTCCACCCGCATGCTCCTGTCCCAGCAGGCGGCACTGGTGCGCCTCGACGGCCAGCGCGCGGTGGTGCGGGTCAGCGGCAACTGGGTGGCGATGGTGCAGAGCCGCCTGCCGCTGCTGGAGAAGGCCCTGCAAAGTGCGCTGGGCTCCCCCCGCCAGCTCGTGCTGGAGAGCGCCGACGCCCCAGGTCCACCGCGTGCCACCGTTAACGCTTCAGGGGCACCCGCTGGGGCCGTGCCGGGCGGAGGGGCGCCAACGCCAGCACCAGCGGCACCGGGACTGGGCCAGGGACCGGACCAGGCACAGCGAGCGGAAGCCGCCACGGCGATGCCGTTGCGAACGGTCTCCCCGCCAGCTGCTGTGACACCGCCTGTACCGGGGCTGCAGCCGGCTCAGGCGTCCTCCGCCGCCGGTTCAGGGCCTGGGGCTGCTGTGACGGCCATGGCTGGGGCTGCCACTGCCATGGCTGCCGTTGCTGCAGCTGGCCTTCCAGCACCCGCGGTGGCCGCAGGCCTCACCACGGCCACACCTCCCGGTCCACCTGTACCCCCCGTGCCACTCGACGACAAGGCGCGGCGCCTGGCGGACTTCTTCAACGGTGAGGTGGTTGCGTTCGACGGGCCGGTGCCAGGGCAGCAGGATGGGGCGAACCAGCCCTAG
- a CDS encoding glycosyltransferase family 2 protein — translation MTAAKTASRPRRGKAALFVLLCGCAGAAPHWVEPPRNLLPAISLTLLLGAYVIRTVLFRLWKPQPPVALPEALDHWPDVDVVVAARDEEAVIGRLVERVAQLSYPEGQLRLWVVDDGSEDRTAALLEEIGSRHSLLTVLRRPRDAGGGKSGALNAVLPQLRGRWMLVLDADAGMPRDLLQRLIPYAEAGSWAAVQLRKAVVEADRNLLTQAQAMEMALDTVIQQGRLASGGVPELRGNGQLLRRDALEACGGFNEATVTDDLDLSFRLLLGDCGIGVLWDPPVEEEAVRTLPALWRQRQRWAEGGLQRFFDYWPSLVAGPLAPSRKLDLAAFFLLQYALPVVSIADLLTALATRTLPSIWPLSIVAFGLSGAAIVAGCRRSSEGPPLPNINPFTAALGIAYLAHWFVVIPWVALRMALLPKRLVWAKTLHVGEASGEDSHEESDDLTGEADLTTQVS, via the coding sequence CTGACCGCTGCGAAGACCGCCTCTCGTCCTCGGCGTGGCAAAGCGGCGCTGTTTGTGCTCCTGTGCGGTTGTGCCGGCGCGGCGCCCCACTGGGTGGAGCCGCCCCGCAACCTGCTGCCGGCGATCAGCCTCACCTTGCTGCTGGGCGCCTATGTGATCCGCACCGTGCTGTTCCGGCTCTGGAAACCCCAGCCGCCGGTGGCCCTCCCCGAGGCCTTGGACCACTGGCCCGACGTTGATGTGGTGGTGGCGGCGCGGGACGAGGAGGCGGTGATCGGGCGCCTGGTGGAGCGGGTGGCGCAGCTGAGCTACCCCGAAGGCCAGCTGCGTCTCTGGGTGGTGGACGACGGCAGCGAAGACCGCACAGCCGCGCTGTTGGAGGAGATCGGCAGCCGCCACTCCCTGCTCACGGTGCTGCGCCGTCCGCGCGATGCCGGTGGCGGCAAGTCGGGGGCGCTCAATGCCGTGCTGCCCCAGCTGCGCGGCCGCTGGATGCTGGTGCTGGATGCCGATGCCGGCATGCCGCGGGATCTGCTGCAGCGGCTGATTCCCTACGCAGAAGCGGGCAGCTGGGCGGCGGTGCAGCTGCGCAAGGCGGTGGTGGAAGCCGATCGCAACCTGCTCACCCAGGCCCAGGCGATGGAGATGGCCCTCGACACCGTGATCCAGCAGGGACGGCTGGCCTCCGGCGGTGTCCCCGAACTGCGTGGCAATGGCCAGTTGCTGCGGCGTGATGCCCTGGAAGCCTGTGGCGGCTTCAACGAAGCCACCGTCACCGACGACCTCGACCTGAGCTTCCGCCTGCTGCTGGGCGATTGCGGCATTGGCGTGCTCTGGGATCCGCCGGTGGAGGAGGAGGCGGTGCGCACCCTGCCCGCCCTCTGGCGGCAGCGGCAGCGGTGGGCCGAGGGGGGCCTGCAACGCTTCTTCGACTATTGGCCCAGCCTCGTGGCAGGCCCGCTGGCCCCTTCCCGCAAGCTGGATCTGGCGGCGTTCTTTCTGCTCCAGTACGCCCTGCCGGTGGTGTCGATCGCCGATCTGCTCACAGCCCTGGCCACCCGCACGCTGCCATCGATCTGGCCGCTGTCGATCGTGGCCTTCGGCCTCTCCGGGGCGGCGATCGTGGCCGGCTGCCGGCGCAGCAGCGAAGGCCCACCCCTGCCCAACATCAATCCCTTCACTGCCGCCCTGGGCATCGCCTATCTGGCCCACTGGTTCGTGGTGATTCCCTGGGTGGCGCTGCGCATGGCCCTGCTGCCGAAACGTCTCGTCTGGGCCAAGACGCTTCACGTGGGCGAGGCATCCGGCGAGGACAGCCACGAGGAAAGCGACGATCTCACCGGTGAGGCTGACCTCACCACCCAGGTCTCCTAG
- a CDS encoding SpoIID/LytB domain-containing protein, whose translation MRPSAPLSLQPGSALAPVALGLALTLLAAPGCRAVPALDPLPAPLPLHWPTSAPPPVQPAQPVLWVSLGPRLGPAPGGVAKAAPLVLQAAAGELVVTDADGQRLSGSSVRLRWQEVPLAEPFQLARTVLGPFASFESAEQAATAWRELGVTPVIAHPAEWEVWAPVATQAPAGLQARQVEQRFSQRLVLTSGEPGAAGAALKGPLRITAPGGLRWEGGVFQGPFRLASNAYGGWTLIEEVPLERYLLGVVPHEIGAGSPPAALAAQAVLARTWSLRNKHRYATDGYHLCADTQCQVYADPRQAGAAVRSAIQATRGQVLTWQGQPIHAVYHATNGGMAAGFEEVWSGSPLPYLQAAPDGPPAFNARFAVPLAASSLPALLANGGSAYGAYHPRFRWQRLLTTAQVQQALTTARLPVGTPLKLSVLERGPSGRVMALAIEGSEGRQVLRRDAIRRTFRQLPSTLFELRAEGAGRWRFNGGGFGHGAGLSQAGAIDLAGRGWTLPQLLSRYYPGTQLQPLEALGQGL comes from the coding sequence TTGCGTCCTTCCGCCCCCCTCTCCCTGCAGCCCGGGTCTGCCCTGGCGCCGGTGGCCCTCGGGCTGGCGCTCACCCTGCTGGCGGCACCCGGCTGCCGTGCTGTCCCCGCTCTCGACCCCCTCCCGGCCCCTCTGCCCCTGCACTGGCCCACCAGTGCGCCGCCGCCGGTGCAGCCCGCCCAGCCTGTGTTGTGGGTGTCGCTCGGCCCACGCCTGGGCCCTGCTCCTGGCGGGGTGGCCAAGGCCGCTCCACTGGTGCTCCAGGCGGCGGCGGGTGAGCTGGTGGTCACCGACGCCGACGGCCAGCGGCTCTCGGGGTCCAGCGTTCGCCTGCGCTGGCAGGAGGTGCCCCTGGCGGAGCCGTTCCAGCTCGCCCGCACCGTGCTGGGCCCGTTCGCCAGCTTCGAGAGTGCGGAACAGGCGGCGACGGCCTGGCGGGAGCTCGGCGTGACTCCGGTGATCGCTCATCCCGCCGAATGGGAGGTATGGGCGCCTGTCGCCACCCAGGCTCCGGCCGGCCTGCAGGCCCGGCAGGTGGAGCAGCGGTTCAGCCAGCGGCTGGTGCTGACGTCCGGGGAGCCGGGAGCTGCCGGTGCGGCATTGAAAGGTCCGCTGCGGATCACGGCGCCGGGAGGGCTGCGCTGGGAGGGCGGTGTGTTCCAGGGGCCGTTCCGCCTGGCGAGCAACGCCTACGGCGGTTGGACTCTGATCGAGGAGGTGCCGCTGGAGCGCTACCTGCTGGGGGTGGTGCCCCATGAGATCGGCGCCGGATCACCGCCGGCCGCCCTTGCCGCCCAGGCGGTGCTGGCCCGCACCTGGTCGCTGCGCAACAAGCACCGCTATGCCACCGATGGCTACCACCTCTGCGCTGACACCCAGTGCCAGGTCTACGCCGATCCGCGGCAGGCGGGGGCGGCGGTCCGGTCTGCGATCCAGGCCACCCGGGGCCAGGTGCTCACCTGGCAGGGACAGCCCATCCATGCCGTCTATCACGCCACCAACGGGGGAATGGCCGCCGGCTTTGAGGAGGTGTGGAGCGGCTCGCCGCTGCCCTATCTGCAGGCGGCGCCGGATGGCCCACCCGCTTTCAACGCGCGGTTTGCCGTGCCCCTGGCGGCGTCGTCGCTGCCGGCGCTGCTGGCCAACGGCGGTTCCGCCTATGGCGCCTACCACCCGCGCTTCCGCTGGCAGCGCCTGCTGACGACCGCTCAGGTGCAGCAGGCCCTCACCACGGCCCGGTTGCCGGTGGGCACCCCCTTGAAGCTCAGCGTGCTGGAGCGGGGACCGAGCGGCCGCGTGATGGCGCTGGCCATCGAGGGGAGCGAAGGTCGCCAGGTGCTGCGCCGCGATGCCATCCGCCGCACCTTCCGGCAGCTGCCCAGCACCCTGTTTGAGCTGAGAGCGGAGGGAGCCGGCCGCTGGCGCTTCAACGGCGGCGGCTTCGGCCATGGCGCCGGCCTCTCTCAGGCGGGTGCGATTGATCTGGCCGGTCGTGGCTGGACCCTGCCACAGCTGCTGAGTCGGTACTACCCGGGGACCCAGCTCCAGCCGCTGGAGGCGCTCGGTCAGGGCCTTTAG
- the rpmI gene encoding 50S ribosomal protein L35 has translation MPKLKTRKAAAKRFKLTGSGKFMRRHAFRNHLLDHKSPKRKRFLGTMAVVDERDADNVSRMLPYAG, from the coding sequence ATGCCGAAGCTCAAGACCCGCAAAGCTGCCGCGAAGCGGTTCAAGCTGACCGGCAGCGGAAAATTCATGCGCCGGCATGCGTTCCGCAACCACCTGCTCGATCACAAGAGCCCCAAGCGCAAGCGTTTTCTGGGCACGATGGCGGTGGTCGACGAACGCGACGCCGACAACGTCAGCCGCATGCTTCCTTACGCCGGCTGA
- the rplT gene encoding 50S ribosomal protein L20, translating into MARVKRGNVARKRRNKILRLARGFQGSNGSLFRTANQRVMKALCNAYRDRRRRKRDFRRLWIARINAAARMNGLSYSRLMGGMKKADMLLNRKMLAQLAVADPASFTSVVSAATR; encoded by the coding sequence ATGGCCCGCGTCAAGAGGGGCAACGTCGCCCGTAAACGCCGTAACAAGATCCTCCGCCTGGCCCGTGGCTTCCAGGGCAGCAACGGCAGCCTGTTCCGCACCGCCAACCAGCGGGTGATGAAGGCGCTGTGCAACGCCTACCGCGACCGTCGCCGCCGGAAACGCGATTTCCGCCGTCTCTGGATCGCCCGCATCAACGCCGCCGCCCGCATGAACGGGCTGAGCTACAGCCGGCTGATGGGCGGCATGAAAAAAGCCGACATGCTGCTGAACCGCAAGATGCTGGCCCAGCTCGCCGTGGCTGATCCCGCCAGTTTCACCAGCGTGGTTTCGGCCGCTACGCGCTGA
- a CDS encoding tetratricopeptide repeat protein has protein sequence MDILLPQAYLIGLILLLGGAAVVIALQVMRVRRDEAALARLEGQAKGGDGKDPAVLYELGSVQLRKRLYAQAVDTLRLAQKKSGGEPPEAQALIQNALGFSLAAQSNYASAIRHYKAALQAKPDYPVALNNLGYAFERQGKPDEARDTYAKALSLDPTNKTTLKRLKLLDRRFPAELKAPATSGQGMAAGTGEPGSSSAGSSSTGSKSSPKPSPTNTPV, from the coding sequence ATGGACATTCTCCTGCCTCAGGCCTATCTGATCGGCCTGATCCTTCTGCTCGGCGGTGCAGCCGTGGTCATCGCCCTGCAGGTGATGCGGGTCCGCCGCGATGAAGCGGCGCTGGCACGGCTTGAGGGGCAAGCCAAGGGAGGGGACGGCAAGGACCCTGCCGTTCTCTACGAACTCGGCTCTGTGCAGCTGCGCAAGCGCCTCTACGCCCAGGCGGTGGACACCCTTCGCCTGGCCCAGAAGAAGAGTGGCGGTGAGCCCCCCGAGGCGCAGGCGCTGATTCAGAACGCGCTTGGCTTTTCCCTGGCGGCCCAGAGCAACTACGCCAGTGCGATCCGCCACTACAAGGCAGCTCTTCAGGCCAAACCCGATTACCCGGTAGCACTCAACAACCTGGGCTACGCCTTCGAGCGACAGGGCAAACCGGATGAGGCGCGGGACACCTATGCCAAGGCCCTCAGCCTCGATCCCACCAACAAAACAACCCTCAAGCGCCTGAAGCTGCTCGATCGTCGCTTTCCAGCTGAACTGAAAGCCCCGGCGACCAGCGGCCAGGGGATGGCTGCGGGCACTGGCGAGCCAGGCTCATCATCAGCTGGGTCCAGCAGCACAGGCAGCAAATCGTCCCCAAAACCCTCGCCCACCAACACACCGGTCTGA
- a CDS encoding thiazole synthase, translated as MVQIPASDPSALADDTLVIGGRRFRSRLMTGTGKYPSLAAMQASLAASRCDIVTVAVRRVQAAAAGHQGLIEAIDWSTIWMLPNTAGCATADEAVRVARLGRELAKLAGQEDNTFVKLEVIPDGRHLLPDPFGTLEAAERLVKEGFTVLPYINADPLLARRLEEVGCATVMPLGSPIGSGQGIRNAANIALIIESAGVPVVVDAGLGVPSEAAQAMEMGADALLINSAIAMAGDPPAMAWAMAQATEAGRCAWKAGRLPQRQDAQASSPQWGRVGNTEAPRL; from the coding sequence ATGGTGCAGATTCCGGCTTCGGATCCGTCCGCCCTCGCCGACGACACGCTGGTGATCGGCGGTCGCCGCTTCCGCAGCCGCCTGATGACCGGCACGGGCAAATACCCCTCGCTAGCGGCGATGCAGGCCAGCCTGGCGGCCAGCCGCTGCGACATCGTCACCGTGGCGGTGCGGCGGGTGCAGGCGGCGGCGGCAGGCCATCAGGGCCTGATTGAGGCGATCGACTGGAGCACGATCTGGATGCTGCCCAACACCGCCGGCTGCGCCACCGCAGATGAGGCCGTGCGGGTGGCGCGGCTGGGCCGCGAGCTGGCCAAGCTCGCCGGACAGGAAGACAACACCTTCGTGAAGCTGGAGGTGATCCCCGACGGCCGCCATCTGCTGCCCGATCCATTCGGCACCCTCGAGGCGGCCGAGCGGCTCGTGAAGGAGGGTTTCACCGTGTTGCCCTATATCAACGCCGATCCGCTGCTCGCCCGTCGACTCGAGGAGGTGGGCTGCGCCACCGTGATGCCGCTGGGCTCTCCGATCGGCTCCGGCCAGGGCATTCGCAACGCCGCCAACATCGCCTTGATCATCGAGTCGGCGGGGGTGCCGGTGGTGGTGGATGCGGGGTTGGGCGTACCCAGCGAAGCGGCCCAGGCCATGGAGATGGGGGCTGACGCCCTGCTGATCAACAGCGCCATCGCCATGGCAGGCGATCCACCGGCCATGGCCTGGGCGATGGCTCAGGCCACGGAGGCGGGCCGGTGCGCCTGGAAGGCCGGGCGCCTTCCGCAGCGACAGGACGCCCAGGCCAGCTCACCCCAGTGGGGACGGGTTGGCAACACCGAGGCTCCGCGCCTGTGA
- the psb34 gene encoding photosystem II assembly protein Psb34: MSVTKEDGGRLNAFAREPRMQVVEAGGERSRSTTVLLIAGGLLVLAMVGVAVGIS; encoded by the coding sequence ATGTCGGTCACCAAGGAGGACGGGGGCAGGCTCAACGCCTTTGCCAGAGAACCGCGGATGCAGGTGGTCGAAGCCGGCGGTGAACGCAGCCGCAGCACCACCGTCCTGCTGATCGCAGGTGGGCTGCTGGTGCTGGCCATGGTGGGCGTGGCGGTCGGCATCAGCTGA
- a CDS encoding NAD-dependent epimerase/dehydratase family protein: MKVLVLGGDGFCGWPCAVNLADAGHDVVIVDNLSRRKIDIDLGVESLTPIATINDRLRAWEETGGRPIRFVALDIAQHYDLLLGLLRSERPSAVVHFAEQRAAPYSMKSSATKRYTVDNNVNGTHNLLCAIVESGLDIHIVHLGTMGVYGYGSHRGATIPEGYLTVEVPQPDGTRFQEKILHPTDPGSVYHMTKTLDQLLFFYYNKNDGIRVTDLHQGIVWGTNTDLTDRDPRLVNRFDYDGDYGTVLNRFLMQAAIGYPLTVHGTGGQTRAFIHIRDSVKCVELAIDNPPASGEKVRIYNQMTESHKVKDLAEKVAAVTGAKLNHLPNPRKEAIENDLIVDNRCLIELGLKPTTLDDGLLGEVVDVARRWADRCDRSRIPCVSTWTHSQAAALQPVV, from the coding sequence GTGAAGGTTCTCGTTCTCGGCGGCGACGGCTTCTGCGGCTGGCCCTGCGCTGTGAACCTGGCCGACGCCGGTCACGACGTCGTGATCGTCGACAACCTGAGCCGCCGCAAGATCGACATCGACCTTGGGGTCGAATCGCTCACTCCGATCGCCACGATCAACGACCGCCTGCGTGCCTGGGAGGAAACCGGAGGCCGGCCCATCCGTTTCGTGGCACTCGACATCGCCCAGCACTACGACCTGCTGCTGGGGCTGCTGCGCAGTGAGCGCCCCAGTGCCGTGGTGCACTTCGCCGAACAACGGGCCGCCCCTTATTCGATGAAGTCGAGCGCCACCAAGCGCTACACGGTCGATAACAACGTGAATGGCACGCACAATCTTCTTTGTGCAATTGTTGAAAGCGGTCTCGACATTCATATCGTTCACCTCGGAACGATGGGGGTGTACGGCTATGGATCCCACCGTGGCGCCACCATCCCCGAGGGCTATCTCACGGTGGAAGTTCCCCAGCCCGATGGCACCCGCTTCCAGGAGAAAATCCTTCACCCCACCGATCCAGGCAGCGTCTACCACATGACGAAAACGCTGGATCAGCTGTTGTTCTTCTACTACAACAAGAACGACGGCATCCGCGTCACCGACCTGCACCAAGGCATCGTCTGGGGCACCAACACTGACCTCACTGACAGGGATCCGCGCCTGGTCAACCGTTTTGACTACGACGGTGATTACGGCACCGTGCTCAATCGCTTCCTGATGCAGGCGGCGATCGGCTATCCGCTCACGGTGCATGGCACCGGCGGCCAGACCCGCGCCTTCATCCACATCCGCGATTCGGTGAAATGCGTGGAGCTGGCGATCGACAATCCCCCCGCCTCAGGGGAGAAGGTGCGCATCTACAACCAGATGACCGAAAGCCACAAGGTCAAGGATCTGGCCGAAAAGGTGGCGGCCGTCACCGGGGCCAAGCTCAACCACCTCCCCAACCCCCGCAAGGAGGCCATCGAAAACGACCTGATCGTCGACAACCGCTGCCTGATCGAGCTGGGGCTCAAGCCCACCACCCTCGACGACGGCCTACTGGGCGAAGTTGTGGATGTGGCACGCCGCTGGGCCGATCGCTGCGATCGCTCCCGCATTCCCTGCGTGTCCACATGGACCCACAGCCAGGCGGCCGCGCTCCAACCGGTGGTTTGA
- a CDS encoding glycosyltransferase family 1 protein, producing the protein MKIALFTETFLPKVDGIVTRLTKTVTHLVDAGDEVLLFCPEGAPDTFMGARVIGVPALPLPLYPELKLALPRPLVAEALDAFKPDLVHVVNPAVLGLGGIWLARTRGVPLVASYHTHLPKYLEHYGMGMFEPLLWELLKAAHNQAALNLCTSTAMVEELSQHGIQHTALWQRGVDTDLFRPEWRNQTMRSKLTGVHGDSDSLLLYVGRLSAEKQIERIRPVLDALPQARLALVGDGPHRQQLEKVFAGSATTFVGYLGGEDLASAYASADAFLFPSSTETLGLVLLEAMAAGCPVVGANRGGIPDIVTDGVNGCLYDPDSPASLTAATERLLASTERRQALRLAARAEAERWGWAGATQQLRRFYSEVVRPPLQLVA; encoded by the coding sequence GTGAAGATCGCACTGTTCACCGAAACCTTCCTTCCCAAGGTCGACGGCATCGTCACGCGGCTCACCAAAACGGTGACCCACCTGGTGGATGCGGGCGACGAGGTGCTGCTGTTCTGCCCCGAAGGAGCCCCGGATACCTTCATGGGCGCACGGGTGATCGGCGTGCCGGCCCTGCCCCTGCCGCTCTACCCCGAGCTGAAGCTGGCGCTGCCGCGGCCCTTGGTGGCCGAGGCGCTTGACGCCTTCAAACCCGACCTGGTGCACGTGGTGAACCCAGCGGTGCTCGGCCTGGGCGGGATCTGGCTGGCGCGTACCCGGGGCGTGCCCCTGGTGGCCAGCTATCACACCCACCTGCCCAAGTACCTCGAGCACTACGGCATGGGCATGTTTGAACCGCTGCTGTGGGAGCTGCTAAAGGCGGCCCACAATCAGGCGGCCCTCAACCTCTGCACCTCCACGGCGATGGTGGAGGAACTCAGCCAGCACGGCATCCAGCACACCGCCTTGTGGCAGCGCGGAGTCGACACCGATCTGTTCCGACCGGAATGGCGCAATCAGACCATGCGCAGCAAACTCACCGGCGTGCACGGCGACAGCGACAGCCTGCTGCTCTACGTGGGCAGGCTCTCGGCGGAGAAGCAGATCGAGCGGATCCGGCCGGTGCTCGATGCCCTGCCCCAGGCCAGGCTGGCGCTGGTGGGTGATGGCCCACACCGCCAGCAGCTTGAGAAGGTGTTCGCCGGCAGCGCCACCACGTTCGTGGGCTACCTGGGCGGCGAGGATCTGGCCAGCGCCTATGCCAGCGCCGATGCCTTCCTGTTCCCCTCCTCCACCGAAACGCTTGGGCTGGTGCTGCTGGAGGCGATGGCGGCCGGTTGCCCGGTGGTGGGCGCCAACCGCGGCGGCATCCCCGACATCGTCACCGACGGAGTGAACGGCTGCCTCTACGATCCCGACAGCCCGGCCAGCCTCACCGCCGCCACCGAAAGGCTGCTGGCCAGCACCGAACGGCGCCAGGCCCTGCGGCTGGCGGCACGAGCAGAAGCAGAGCGCTGGGGCTGGGCGGGCGCCACCCAGCAACTGCGGCGCTTCTACAGCGAGGTGGTGCGCCCCCCTCTGCAACTGGTGGCCTGA